The following nucleotide sequence is from Myxococcus stipitatus.
AGCTGCTGCTCGACGGCAACTCGCGGCAGAACCTCGCCACGTTCTGTCAGACCTGGGCGGAGCCGCAGGTGCACAGGCTCATGGACGAGTGCCTCGACAAGAACATGATCGACAAGGACGAGTACCCGCAGACGGCGGAAATCGAGACGCGCTGCGTGGCCATGCTCGCCGACCTGTGGCACGCCCCGGACGCGGCGAACACCCTGGGCTGCTCCACCACCGGCTCCAGCGAGGCCGCCATGCTGGGCGGGCTCGCCCTCAAGTGGCGCTGGCGCCTGAAGCGCCAGAAGGAGGGCAAGCCCACCGACAAGCCGAACCTCATCTGCGGTCCGGTGCAGATCTGCTGGCACAAGTTCGCGCGCTACTTCGACGTGGAGCTGCGGCAGGTGCCGCTGGCGCCCGGGCGCATGACGATGACGCCCGACGAGGTCCTCGCGCGCTGCGACGAGAACACCATCGGCGTGGTGCCCACCCTGGGCATCACCTTCAACCTGCTCTACGAGCCGGTGCGGGAGATCTCCGCCGCGCTGGACGACCTGCAGCGGCGCACCGGCCTGGACATCCCCATCCACGTGGACGCGGCCAGCGGCGGCTTCCTCGCGCCGTTCATCCACAAGGACGTCGTCTGGGACTTCAAGCTCCCGCGCGTGAAGTCCATCAACGCCTCCGGCCACAAGTTCGGCCTCACGCCGCTGGGCTGCGGCTGGGTGGTGTGGCGCGACGCGAAGGACCTCCCCGAGGAGCTCATCTTCCGGGTGGACTACCTGGGCGGCGACATGCCGACCTTCGCGCTCAACTTCTCGCGGCCGGGCGGGCAGATCGTCATCCAGTACTACAACTTCCTGAGGCTCGGGAAGGAAGGCTACCGGCGGCTCCAGCAGGCGTGCTCGGACACGGCGAACTTCATGGCGAAGGCCATCGAGCAGGTGGGCCTGTTCGACATCGTCTACGACGGCCGGGGCGGCGTGCCCGGCGTGTGCTGGAAGATGAAGGACGGCGTCAACCCCGGCTTCACGCTCTACGACCTGGCCGACCGCCTGCGCGAGCGCGGCTGGCTGGTGCCCGCCTATCCCATGCCCGCCGACCTGCAGGACATGGTGGTGCAGCGCGTGCTCGTGCGCCACGGCGTCAGCCGCGACCTGGCCACGTTGCTGGTGACGGACATCCTGGGCGCCATCGAGCACTTCAAGCGGCACCCGGTGAGCAAGCCGATGTCCCGCGAGGAGGCG
It contains:
- a CDS encoding glutamate decarboxylase codes for the protein MPLHGRDEIRDRINDDVYASPDLSVPMPKFRVPDDEHSPDHAYAVVHDELLLDGNSRQNLATFCQTWAEPQVHRLMDECLDKNMIDKDEYPQTAEIETRCVAMLADLWHAPDAANTLGCSTTGSSEAAMLGGLALKWRWRLKRQKEGKPTDKPNLICGPVQICWHKFARYFDVELRQVPLAPGRMTMTPDEVLARCDENTIGVVPTLGITFNLLYEPVREISAALDDLQRRTGLDIPIHVDAASGGFLAPFIHKDVVWDFKLPRVKSINASGHKFGLTPLGCGWVVWRDAKDLPEELIFRVDYLGGDMPTFALNFSRPGGQIVIQYYNFLRLGKEGYRRLQQACSDTANFMAKAIEQVGLFDIVYDGRGGVPGVCWKMKDGVNPGFTLYDLADRLRERGWLVPAYPMPADLQDMVVQRVLVRHGVSRDLATLLVTDILGAIEHFKRHPVSKPMSREEASGYHH